The Methanocellales archaeon nucleotide sequence CGGTGGTGGTGGATAAAGTCAACATTAGTGTATCAGACAGCAATCCTGAGAGCAGTAATCCCGCCATATCTTCAGGAATGGCAATTTGATGAAGCAGCATCTGCTCTGCCACAATTGTGCAGGTGCTGCCAATCGGCTCATTGTGAACGCGAATGGGCATGAGGGTTGATATATCGCCGACTCGGTGATGGTCGATGATCTCCAATATATTCGCCTCTTGCACGCCATCAACCGCCTGAGATATTTCATTATGATCGACCAAAATGACCTTCTTTTGTATGGGCTGCAGTAAATCGGTCCGAGTGACGATGCCGAGTAATCGAAGTTCGCTGTCTACGATTAACGCACTGCGATAATCGGACTCCAAAACCTTCCGTCTTAATTCTGCAATTCGCGTATACCGTTCAGCGACCGGCACATTCTTGGACATTATCGAATAAAGCGGCGTGGACAACTCGAGCAATCTGGCAGTAGTGAGGGTATCGTGGGGCGAAGAGATGAGCAATGTATCAGACCTTGATGCCTCTCTCGTGACTTCAGGGCTAATCGGAGAATTGCCGGTAATTATAAGGGCTGAGCATCCCTTTTTAATCAAATCCAATTGGATGTCTGTCCTATCGCCCAAAATGACTACGTCGCCGGCGTGTATTCTGTCTAAAATTGTCAGTCTCTGCATTGCCGCAATAAATACCCTGCCGGTTAATTTGTTTAACTTTTGAGGATTAACGATCACGTTTCCATTTAAGGCTCTGATTAGGGTGTTCAGGTCAATCGGTGTGGTGGATAAATCCCTGCGTCCCAGATTGGCGATGTAATATTCTGCGATGTCTCGAAGTCCCACGATTCCCAGGAGCTTTCCCTCCGGGTCGACGATCGGCACAGTACGGATGGCTTTCTCCCTCATTAAAGATGCAACGTCCCGTATCGAATCGTTGGGCGATGCGACAATGGGTTTCCTCAAGTCCATATCGCCTACGTTGGCTGCAAGACTCTCCATCTTCATCGGGTGCTCGAAGTTGAATCTAGAGAGCACAAATTTAGTCTCACCGTTCAAATCGCCCGCACTGGCAGGGACATACTGGTGCTTTTTATCGAGGGCGTTCTTGAGGTAGGCATAGCCGATAGCGGAGCAGACGGAATCCGAGTCAGGATGCGTGTGCCCGATGACAAATACCCGCTTCTGGTTCTC carries:
- a CDS encoding putative manganese-dependent inorganic diphosphatase, with translation MTTENQKRVFVIGHTHPDSDSVCSAIGYAYLKNALDKKHQYVPASAGDLNGETKFVLSRFNFEHPMKMESLAANVGDMDLRKPIVASPNDSIRDVASLMREKAIRTVPIVDPEGKLLGIVGLRDIAEYYIANLGRRDLSTTPIDLNTLIRALNGNVIVNPQKLNKLTGRVFIAAMQRLTILDRIHAGDVVILGDRTDIQLDLIKKGCSALIITGNSPISPEVTREASRSDTLLISSPHDTLTTARLLELSTPLYSIMSKNVPVAERYTRIAELRRKVLESDYRSALIVDSELRLLGIVTRTDLLQPIQKKVILVDHNEISQAVDGVQEANILEIIDHHRVGDISTLMPIRVHNEPIGSTCTIVAEQMLLHQIAIPEDMAGLLLSGLLSDTLMLTLSTTTDLDKELARKLARIAHVRIEEYGKELLTACISLKGKSGREILLHDFKEYELGGKRIAVGQVMVIDKEDIKAKESDIKAAMESLRAEKRYDLVVLLIMNPLESGEELMVTGEKWLIEKAFEIEIKNDKGFIPQILSRKKDFIPKIGYVCTTS